One window of the Novosphingobium sp. KACC 22771 genome contains the following:
- a CDS encoding acyl-CoA dehydrogenase family protein: MKLGFSPEDETFRAECATWLQAQMAGPFADIKGIPNLVTKVERRKEWEQQLAAHKWSCIGWPEEWGGRNATLAQQVIFAEEYARAGAPGRINHIGVELAGPTILAFGTEEQKARFLPGIAAGTQIWCQGYSEPNAGSDLANVRTKARLEGNEWVVNGQKVWTSLAHFSDWIFVVARSVEGSKGPKGLTFLMMELNQPGIEVRPIRQINGDAEFNETFFTDARCPADSLIGEPGDGWRVAMGLLAFERGVSTLAQQMGFRNELDGIIAAAKANGMAKNAVIRQRIAKAEIGLRLMRYGALRMLSNTDLTAIDGAALTYKIQWATWRRDLGELAMDVLGQAGEIADGEHYEWSMLPNLFLFSRSDTIYGGTNQIQRNLIAERGLGLPREPRGDL, translated from the coding sequence ATGAAGCTGGGATTTTCGCCCGAAGACGAAACTTTCCGCGCCGAATGCGCCACTTGGTTGCAGGCGCAGATGGCAGGGCCTTTTGCTGACATCAAGGGCATCCCCAACTTGGTGACCAAGGTGGAGCGCCGCAAGGAGTGGGAGCAGCAACTCGCCGCGCACAAGTGGTCCTGCATAGGCTGGCCTGAGGAATGGGGCGGTCGCAATGCCACGCTGGCCCAGCAGGTGATCTTTGCCGAGGAATATGCCCGCGCCGGGGCGCCGGGCCGCATCAACCACATCGGCGTGGAACTGGCCGGGCCTACCATTCTGGCCTTTGGCACCGAAGAGCAAAAGGCCAGATTCCTGCCCGGCATCGCTGCCGGCACACAGATCTGGTGCCAGGGCTACAGCGAGCCCAACGCGGGCTCCGATCTTGCCAATGTGCGCACCAAGGCCCGGCTGGAGGGTAATGAGTGGGTGGTCAATGGCCAGAAGGTCTGGACCAGCCTTGCCCATTTCTCCGACTGGATCTTTGTGGTGGCGCGCAGCGTGGAAGGCTCGAAGGGACCCAAGGGTCTCACCTTCCTGATGATGGAGCTGAACCAGCCCGGCATCGAGGTGCGCCCGATCCGCCAGATCAACGGTGACGCGGAATTCAACGAAACCTTCTTCACCGATGCTCGCTGCCCTGCCGACAGTCTGATTGGGGAACCCGGCGATGGATGGCGCGTGGCGATGGGCTTGCTGGCCTTTGAACGCGGCGTTTCGACGCTGGCCCAGCAGATGGGTTTTCGCAACGAGCTGGACGGGATTATCGCGGCGGCCAAAGCCAATGGAATGGCGAAAAACGCCGTGATCCGCCAGCGCATCGCCAAGGCGGAAATCGGGCTACGGCTGATGCGCTATGGCGCGCTGCGGATGCTGTCGAACACCGATCTGACGGCGATTGATGGCGCGGCTCTGACCTACAAGATCCAGTGGGCCACATGGCGCCGCGATCTGGGCGAACTGGCGATGGATGTGCTGGGGCAGGCGGGCGAGATTGCCGATGGTGAGCATTACGAATGGTCGATGCTGCCCAATCTGTTCCTCTTCAGCCGATCCGACACGATTTACGGCGGCACCAACCAGATCCAGCGCAATTTGATCGCGGAGCGCGGCCTTGGCCTGCCCCGCGAGCCGCGAGGCGATCTTTGA
- a CDS encoding acyl-CoA dehydrogenase family protein produces the protein MEFVFTEEQTMIAETVRGFFVENASSERTRKAMEGEGIDRALWSAFCTELCLSGIGVPEEMGGAGLGLLELAIVAESAGAQVAAIPLLGHAMVARALVAGGSAQQQAHYLPRLIAGEMIAAYAAAPAVEDKDGAINAVAQFVAHGAAADLFLVASGDRAWMVERGAEGVMVEGHVTMDQTRPLATLTLSGATGELLADGAAGVAAAEQAGWLVLSAEALGAAQQALDTTVAYAKERVQFGRAIGSFQAYKHRLADIMVAIEQARSAVYWAGCAVDEGSDEATLALHAAKAFCGDTAFMAAGNMVQLHGGIGFTWEHDAHLYFKRARSILSMLGSSDWHRQQIAGAILGDAA, from the coding sequence ATGGAATTTGTCTTCACCGAAGAGCAGACGATGATCGCGGAGACCGTGCGCGGTTTCTTCGTCGAGAATGCCAGCAGTGAACGCACCCGCAAGGCTATGGAGGGCGAGGGGATCGACCGCGCGCTGTGGTCGGCCTTCTGCACCGAGCTTTGCCTTTCAGGCATTGGCGTGCCGGAGGAAATGGGCGGTGCTGGCCTTGGTCTGCTTGAGCTGGCGATCGTGGCGGAAAGCGCGGGCGCGCAGGTGGCGGCGATCCCGCTGCTGGGCCACGCGATGGTGGCGCGCGCGCTGGTGGCGGGCGGTTCGGCGCAGCAGCAGGCGCATTATCTGCCTCGTCTGATCGCCGGCGAGATGATCGCCGCCTATGCCGCTGCCCCTGCTGTTGAGGACAAGGATGGCGCCATCAATGCTGTGGCGCAATTCGTGGCGCATGGCGCGGCGGCCGACCTGTTTCTGGTTGCAAGCGGCGACAGGGCTTGGATGGTGGAGCGCGGGGCCGAAGGTGTGATGGTCGAGGGCCATGTCACGATGGATCAGACGCGGCCGCTGGCGACGCTGACGCTTTCCGGGGCTACCGGCGAACTGCTGGCCGATGGCGCCGCCGGTGTGGCGGCGGCAGAGCAGGCCGGTTGGCTGGTGCTTTCCGCCGAGGCATTGGGCGCGGCGCAGCAGGCGCTCGATACCACCGTGGCCTACGCCAAGGAACGTGTGCAGTTTGGCCGTGCGATCGGGTCGTTTCAGGCCTACAAGCACCGTCTGGCCGACATCATGGTGGCCATCGAGCAGGCGCGCTCGGCGGTCTATTGGGCGGGCTGCGCGGTGGATGAAGGGTCGGACGAGGCGACCCTCGCGCTTCATGCGGCCAAGGCTTTCTGCGGCGACACCGCCTTTATGGCCGCGGGGAACATGGTCCAGCTGCACGGCGGCATCGGCTTTACGTGGGAGCATGACGCCCACCTCTATTTCAAGCGCGCCCGCTCCATCCTCTCGATGCTGGGCAGCAGCGATTGGCACCGTCAGCAGATTGCCGGTGCGATTCTGGGAGACGCGGCATGA
- a CDS encoding SDR family oxidoreductase translates to MGICDNRTVIITGAARGLGRAYALAFAAEGANVVVNDIGTSLGGEGRDTSAADGVVAEIIAGGGKAIANYEDITDWDAAGRIVDAAIAAFGDLHVVVNNAGIVRDRMFVSATLEEWDATMHVHLRGHFCVSRHAVDYWRALQKAGAKVDARIINTSSGAGLQGSIAQSAYSTAKGGIAALTLVQAAELGRYGITANALAPSARTRMTEGAFAEKMATQEAAFDVMDPANVAPAVVWLGSPQSAHVTGCVFELEGGKIMLEDGWREGPLADKGARWEPAEVGAAVDKLLADRVPPRKVWGS, encoded by the coding sequence ATGGGTATCTGCGACAATCGCACTGTCATCATCACCGGCGCCGCACGCGGCCTTGGCCGCGCCTATGCGCTGGCCTTTGCGGCCGAGGGCGCCAATGTCGTCGTCAACGATATCGGCACATCGCTGGGCGGCGAGGGGCGCGACACCAGCGCCGCCGATGGCGTTGTGGCCGAAATCATCGCGGGCGGCGGCAAGGCCATCGCCAATTACGAGGACATCACCGACTGGGATGCTGCCGGACGCATCGTGGATGCCGCCATTGCGGCCTTTGGCGATCTGCATGTGGTGGTCAATAACGCGGGCATCGTGCGCGACCGTATGTTTGTTTCGGCCACGCTGGAGGAATGGGACGCCACGATGCATGTCCATCTGCGCGGCCATTTCTGCGTCAGCCGCCATGCGGTGGATTACTGGCGCGCTTTGCAGAAGGCAGGCGCGAAGGTGGATGCGCGGATCATCAACACGTCTTCGGGTGCCGGACTCCAGGGTTCGATTGCCCAGTCGGCCTATTCCACCGCCAAGGGCGGCATTGCCGCGCTGACGCTGGTGCAGGCGGCCGAACTGGGCCGTTATGGCATCACCGCCAACGCGCTGGCTCCTTCGGCGCGCACCCGCATGACCGAGGGTGCCTTTGCCGAAAAGATGGCCACGCAGGAGGCCGCCTTCGATGTAATGGATCCGGCCAATGTCGCGCCTGCGGTGGTGTGGCTCGGTTCGCCCCAATCGGCGCATGTCACCGGCTGCGTGTTCGAACTCGAAGGCGGCAAGATCATGCTGGAGGATGGCTGGCGCGAAGGTCCGCTGGCCGACAAGGGCGCCCGGTGGGAGCCTGCCGAAGTGGGCGCGGCGGTGGACAAGCTGCTCGCCGACCGCGTGCCGCCGCGCAAGGTATGGGGTTCGTAA
- a CDS encoding nuclear transport factor 2 family protein — MARLRNELPVAVQITNLLHLYADYIDSADFEGGADLFAHGALLSGGQRFEGREAIVALWRSFVRLYDDGTPNTRHIITNPIIGLSPDGEEATCRSQWTVLQAAPGFPLQVIGSGRYHDRFRQINGAWHFTLREYAQIDLAGDFSAHLLQSYRQEDA, encoded by the coding sequence ATGGCCCGGCTTCGGAACGAACTGCCGGTGGCGGTGCAGATCACCAATTTGCTGCACCTTTATGCCGATTACATTGATTCTGCCGATTTCGAAGGCGGGGCCGATCTGTTTGCCCATGGCGCTCTTCTGTCAGGGGGGCAGCGGTTTGAAGGGCGCGAAGCCATTGTCGCCCTGTGGCGCAGTTTTGTCCGCCTCTACGATGACGGCACGCCCAACACCCGGCACATCATCACCAACCCCATCATCGGCCTTTCGCCTGATGGGGAGGAAGCCACCTGCCGCTCGCAATGGACAGTGTTGCAGGCCGCCCCCGGTTTCCCGCTGCAGGTGATCGGATCGGGCCGCTATCACGACAGGTTTCGTCAGATAAACGGGGCCTGGCATTTTACGCTGCGTGAATACGCCCAAATTGATCTTGCGGGCGATTTTTCGGCGCATCTCCTTCAATCCTATCGCCAAGAGGACGCCTGA
- a CDS encoding acetyl-CoA C-acetyltransferase produces the protein MPEAYIIDAVRSPIGRKKGSLAHLHPADLGAHPIRELVRRTGLDPALVDDVVWGCTETIGGQAGDIGRTAWLVAGMPEEVPGVTVDRQCGSSQQAVHFAAQGVMSGTQDLVVAGGSQAMNRIPIMAAMMAGKEFGFDGPFIGSPGWFARYGDEEVNQIRSAEMIAAKWGISREEMEIFAHASHERAHAATQNGWFKSEIAPLEGLEQDETIRPATTLEGLAALKPVNEGGIITAGIASQNCDAAAALLIAGERAVKEHNLKPRARIHHLSVRAANPVWMLTGPIPATQYALKKAGMSIKDIDLFECNEAFASVTMAWMKELDIPHEKVNVQGGAIALGHPIGATGARLMTTLLNTLERTGKRYGLQTMCEGGGQANVTIIERL, from the coding sequence ATGCCTGAAGCCTATATTATCGACGCTGTCCGTTCGCCCATTGGCCGCAAAAAGGGCAGCCTTGCCCATCTGCATCCGGCCGATCTGGGCGCCCATCCCATCCGCGAACTGGTCAGGCGCACGGGGCTTGATCCCGCGCTGGTCGACGATGTGGTCTGGGGCTGCACCGAAACCATCGGTGGGCAGGCGGGCGATATCGGCCGCACGGCATGGCTGGTGGCCGGTATGCCCGAAGAAGTGCCCGGGGTGACGGTGGACCGCCAATGCGGATCGAGCCAGCAGGCCGTGCATTTCGCCGCTCAGGGCGTGATGAGCGGCACACAGGACCTTGTGGTCGCGGGCGGCAGCCAGGCGATGAACCGCATTCCGATCATGGCCGCCATGATGGCTGGCAAGGAATTCGGCTTTGACGGGCCTTTCATCGGCTCGCCCGGCTGGTTCGCGCGCTATGGCGACGAGGAGGTCAACCAGATCCGCTCGGCCGAGATGATCGCCGCCAAGTGGGGCATCAGCCGCGAGGAGATGGAAATTTTCGCGCATGCCTCGCATGAACGGGCCCATGCCGCAACGCAGAACGGCTGGTTCAAGTCCGAGATCGCCCCGCTGGAGGGTCTGGAGCAGGATGAGACGATCCGCCCCGCCACCACGCTTGAAGGTCTGGCCGCGTTGAAGCCGGTGAATGAGGGCGGGATCATCACCGCCGGGATTGCCAGCCAGAATTGCGATGCTGCCGCTGCTCTCCTGATCGCCGGTGAGCGTGCGGTGAAAGAGCATAATCTCAAGCCGCGCGCGCGCATTCATCACCTTTCGGTGCGCGCCGCCAATCCGGTCTGGATGCTGACCGGACCGATCCCGGCCACGCAATATGCGCTGAAAAAGGCGGGCATGAGCATCAAAGACATCGATCTTTTCGAATGCAACGAGGCTTTCGCCAGCGTCACCATGGCATGGATGAAGGAACTCGACATCCCGCATGAGAAGGTGAATGTGCAGGGCGGCGCGATCGCGCTGGGCCATCCGATCGGCGCGACCGGCGCGCGGTTGATGACCACTCTGCTGAATACGCTGGAACGCACCGGCAAGCGTTATGGTTTGCAGACCATGTGCGAAGGCGGCGGTCAGGCCAACGTGACCATTATTGAGCGCCTCTAG
- a CDS encoding acyl-CoA dehydrogenase family protein: protein MDFTLSDEQKMFAETAQTLFADTCTPDHWRKLMEAGEVRHEDRWAAIVENGFTLVLLPEEVGGLGLSELDFALIAEQAGYVALPEPLVESAGVAAPLLAALAPDAEVLADPAAVIAIQHPINPYVAHADGAVALILHHQDEAYLATPDQVKLTTAESIDPMRRLFSVAWDPAKAQKLGAADWDLALDRAAVFNAAMGLGLAQRAVDMAVAYAKERQQFGKPIGSYQAVKHHLASAQVAIEFARPVVRAAATDLGARDMQARARISHAKIVALEAADQAARASIQVHGAMGYSWEVDVHLFLKRTLALTGTWGTPHFHRNRIAQRIFTQPVGPDQTFARENHHA, encoded by the coding sequence ATGGATTTCACCCTCTCTGACGAACAGAAGATGTTCGCCGAAACCGCGCAGACCCTGTTTGCCGATACATGCACGCCGGACCATTGGCGCAAGCTGATGGAAGCCGGCGAGGTGCGCCACGAAGACCGTTGGGCCGCGATTGTCGAGAATGGATTTACGCTGGTGCTGCTGCCCGAAGAGGTGGGCGGGCTGGGTCTGTCCGAACTTGATTTTGCGCTGATCGCGGAACAGGCGGGTTATGTCGCCCTGCCCGAACCGCTGGTGGAAAGCGCGGGCGTGGCTGCGCCCTTGCTGGCCGCGTTGGCGCCTGATGCCGAAGTGTTGGCCGATCCAGCCGCGGTGATCGCCATCCAGCATCCCATCAACCCCTATGTTGCCCATGCCGACGGCGCTGTGGCTCTGATCCTGCATCATCAGGATGAGGCCTATCTCGCCACGCCCGATCAGGTGAAATTGACTACCGCGGAAAGCATTGACCCGATGCGGCGGCTGTTCTCCGTGGCCTGGGATCCGGCCAAGGCGCAAAAGCTGGGCGCGGCGGATTGGGATCTGGCGCTGGATCGCGCCGCTGTGTTCAATGCGGCGATGGGGCTGGGGCTGGCGCAGCGCGCTGTCGACATGGCGGTGGCCTATGCCAAGGAGCGCCAGCAATTCGGCAAGCCGATCGGCTCGTATCAGGCGGTGAAGCACCATCTGGCCAGCGCGCAGGTTGCGATCGAATTTGCCCGTCCCGTGGTGCGCGCGGCGGCCACCGATCTGGGCGCGCGCGACATGCAGGCCCGCGCCCGTATCAGCCATGCCAAGATCGTCGCGCTCGAAGCCGCCGATCAGGCGGCCCGCGCCTCGATCCAGGTCCATGGCGCGATGGGCTACAGCTGGGAGGTGGACGTCCATCTCTTCCTCAAGCGCACGCTGGCGCTGACCGGAACATGGGGCACGCCCCATTTCCACCGCAACCGCATTGCCCAACGCATTTTCACCCAGCCCGTCGGCCCGGACCAGACCTTCGCACGTGAGAACCATCATGCCTGA
- a CDS encoding acyl-CoA dehydrogenase translates to MQLDYTAEQKAFRAQVREWLEAHVPSAPLEHFDATREGFETHREWEKVLKSGDWGMVTWPREYGGRGLDLIQWLIFEEEYYRAGAPGRVNQNGIFLLGPTLIEFGTHEQKQRFLPPMAAGEEIWAQAWSEPQAGSDLAGVRATCVLDGDDYILNGHKIWSSRAVFADWAFGLFRTPGTDRHKGLSLIFFPLNAPGVTVNAIKKINGHVGFAEIFLEDVRVPAFNRLGDEGQGWHICMATAGFERGLMLRSPARYQVAAAALAQLWAQRKDGADPTLEADVVRAWMNAEAYALNIYATASALIGGAKIGPEASTNKIFWSEMDIHLHRTAMAILGAEAEVLPEPGEHAWLDDYIFALAGPIYAGSNEIQRNIIAERMLGLPR, encoded by the coding sequence ATGCAACTGGACTATACCGCAGAGCAAAAGGCGTTTCGCGCGCAGGTGCGCGAATGGCTTGAGGCCCATGTGCCATCGGCACCGCTGGAGCATTTCGACGCCACGCGTGAGGGTTTTGAAACCCACCGCGAGTGGGAAAAGGTGCTGAAATCCGGCGATTGGGGCATGGTAACCTGGCCCAGAGAATATGGCGGTCGCGGGCTGGATCTCATCCAATGGCTGATCTTTGAGGAGGAATATTACCGTGCCGGGGCGCCGGGGCGTGTCAACCAGAACGGTATCTTCCTGCTTGGTCCGACGCTGATCGAATTCGGCACGCATGAGCAGAAACAGCGCTTTCTGCCTCCCATGGCGGCGGGCGAGGAAATCTGGGCGCAGGCATGGTCTGAACCGCAGGCAGGGTCCGACCTTGCGGGCGTGCGTGCGACCTGTGTGCTTGATGGCGATGACTACATTCTCAACGGTCACAAGATCTGGTCGAGCCGCGCGGTCTTTGCGGATTGGGCCTTTGGCCTGTTCCGCACGCCCGGCACCGACCGCCATAAGGGGCTGAGCCTGATCTTCTTTCCGCTGAACGCACCGGGCGTGACGGTCAATGCGATCAAGAAGATCAACGGCCACGTCGGCTTTGCCGAAATCTTTCTTGAAGATGTGCGAGTGCCCGCCTTCAACCGGCTGGGCGATGAAGGGCAGGGCTGGCATATCTGCATGGCCACCGCCGGTTTCGAGCGCGGCCTGATGCTGCGCAGCCCCGCACGTTATCAGGTGGCCGCCGCCGCCCTGGCGCAACTGTGGGCGCAGCGCAAAGATGGCGCGGACCCCACGCTGGAAGCCGATGTGGTGCGCGCCTGGATGAACGCCGAGGCCTATGCGCTTAATATCTATGCCACCGCCAGCGCGCTGATCGGCGGGGCCAAAATCGGGCCGGAAGCCAGCACCAACAAGATATTCTGGTCAGAGATGGACATTCATCTGCACCGCACCGCCATGGCTATACTGGGCGCCGAGGCCGAAGTGCTGCCCGAACCGGGCGAGCATGCGTGGCTGGATGATTACATTTTTGCCCTGGCTGGCCCGATCTACGCCGGATCGAACGAAATCCAGCGCAACATCATCGCCGAGCGCATGCTCGGCCTGCCGCGCTGA
- a CDS encoding enoyl-CoA hydratase family protein, translated as MPITLSVKDHIAEILFNHPPVNAFDTKGWESIPALIHQASDNGDVRVVLIRAVGRGFCGGVDIKEMQAHPERIAKLNRDNYLTFKAIRDCAVPVVGALHGFVIGGGVNIAGACDSLIAAEGAFFSLPEIDRGAMGGAAFMSRMLPVQKVRTNFFTGGRIPVEDLYRHGSIEKIVPLEHLEEEARALCGVIAGKSRAALVIAKQALNLIEPYNPSDGYRIEQGFTLEMYAHEDSQKARDAFVESKGAAKF; from the coding sequence ATGCCGATTACACTGAGCGTCAAGGATCACATTGCAGAGATCCTTTTCAATCACCCGCCAGTCAATGCCTTTGACACCAAAGGCTGGGAGTCGATCCCCGCGCTGATCCATCAGGCCTCGGACAATGGGGATGTGCGGGTGGTGCTGATCCGCGCTGTCGGGCGCGGCTTTTGCGGCGGGGTGGATATCAAGGAGATGCAGGCGCATCCCGAACGCATCGCCAAGCTGAACCGCGACAATTACCTCACCTTCAAGGCTATCCGTGATTGCGCAGTGCCGGTGGTGGGCGCGCTGCATGGCTTCGTGATCGGCGGCGGCGTCAATATCGCGGGCGCCTGCGACAGCCTGATCGCGGCGGAAGGCGCCTTTTTCTCGCTGCCGGAGATCGATCGCGGGGCAATGGGCGGGGCGGCCTTCATGAGCCGGATGTTGCCGGTGCAGAAGGTGCGCACCAATTTCTTCACCGGCGGGCGTATCCCGGTCGAGGACCTCTATCGCCATGGCTCGATCGAGAAGATCGTGCCGCTCGAACACCTCGAAGAGGAAGCGCGCGCGCTGTGTGGTGTCATCGCCGGCAAAAGCCGCGCGGCGCTGGTGATCGCCAAGCAGGCGCTCAACCTGATCGAGCCTTACAACCCCAGCGACGGCTACCGCATCGAGCAGGGCTTCACGCTGGAAATGTATGCCCATGAAGACAGCCAGAAGGCACGCGATGCCTTCGTGGAGAGCAAGGGGGCGGCGAAGTTCTGA
- a CDS encoding NAD(P)H-dependent flavin oxidoreductase, translated as MGDPLHTVLCERLGCTAPIIQTAMGWVAEPSLVIGSSNAGAFGFLGAAVMTPEETREKILAVRRGTDKPFGVNFHSFQPGADRIVELILENREQVRAVSFGRGPNAKMIGRFKDAGILCIPTVGAVKHAQKMVELGVDMVNVQGGEGGGHTGSVPTTVLLPQVLDAVKVPVIASGGFADGRGLVAALAFGAVGIAMGTRFLLTKESPVPDSTKAAYLKATTDGILVTTKLDGIPQRMVRTRLMDRIEKSGTLGMWLRAIEASAAMKKLSGASWLDLIKSAKGMTGHGQVPLKQAMMAATMPTLIQKAVVDGDIEHGVMATGVVGGRITEIPSCAELVERICAEARDRLAALAALGQD; from the coding sequence ATGGGCGATCCGCTGCATACCGTCCTTTGCGAGCGGCTGGGCTGCACCGCACCGATTATCCAGACCGCGATGGGCTGGGTAGCCGAACCCAGCCTTGTGATCGGCAGTTCGAACGCGGGCGCTTTCGGCTTTTTGGGCGCAGCGGTGATGACGCCGGAGGAAACGCGCGAAAAGATCCTTGCCGTGCGGCGGGGAACGGACAAGCCCTTTGGCGTCAACTTTCACAGCTTTCAGCCGGGCGCCGACAGGATCGTCGAACTGATTCTGGAAAACCGCGAGCAGGTACGGGCGGTCAGCTTTGGGCGCGGCCCCAATGCCAAGATGATCGGGCGGTTCAAGGATGCGGGCATCCTTTGCATCCCCACAGTCGGCGCGGTCAAACATGCGCAAAAGATGGTCGAACTGGGCGTGGACATGGTCAATGTTCAGGGCGGCGAGGGCGGCGGGCATACCGGCTCGGTCCCGACCACGGTGCTGCTGCCCCAAGTGCTTGATGCGGTGAAGGTGCCGGTGATTGCCAGCGGCGGTTTTGCCGATGGGCGCGGTCTTGTCGCGGCTTTGGCCTTTGGCGCGGTGGGCATTGCCATGGGCACACGCTTCCTGCTGACCAAGGAAAGCCCGGTGCCCGATAGCACCAAGGCGGCCTATCTCAAGGCCACCACGGATGGCATTCTGGTAACGACCAAGCTGGATGGCATTCCCCAGCGCATGGTGCGCACCAGACTGATGGACCGGATTGAGAAATCCGGCACTTTGGGCATGTGGTTGCGTGCCATTGAAGCCAGCGCGGCGATGAAGAAACTGTCGGGCGCCTCGTGGCTGGACCTGATCAAATCGGCCAAGGGCATGACCGGCCACGGTCAGGTGCCGCTCAAACAGGCGATGATGGCTGCCACCATGCCCACGCTGATCCAGAAGGCCGTTGTGGACGGCGACATTGAACACGGCGTGATGGCCACCGGCGTTGTCGGCGGGCGGATCACGGAAATCCCCAGCTGCGCCGAACTGGTCGAGCGGATCTGCGCCGAAGCGCGCGACCGCCTCGCCGCGCTGGCCGCGCTGGGACAGGATTGA
- a CDS encoding enoyl-CoA hydratase, whose translation MSELDRLVEPKVAEIVYETDEPVRYEVRGPVAHIIMNRPKFNNAQNSQMTYALDAAFRRAVDDDSVRAIVLRGEGKHFSAGHDIGTPGRDVTASWDRQMLVPDHTNKPAAEFLYTREHEVYVGMCRRWRDVPKPTIAAVQGACIAGGLMLAWVCDLIVATDDAFFQDPVNRMGIPGVEYFAHGFELPPRIAKEFILLGERLSAERAYNFGMVNRLSTRETLIDEVQLIGEELASRPRLGNWLTKQALNHVEDLRGKRTATDAHFHMHHFAHAQSDLVSKNSLGGMDAKSMAAANKAAAEKKGE comes from the coding sequence ATGAGCGAGCTGGACCGGCTGGTAGAGCCGAAAGTGGCCGAGATCGTCTATGAGACGGACGAGCCGGTCCGCTATGAGGTCAGGGGCCCTGTGGCCCATATCATCATGAACCGCCCCAAGTTCAACAATGCGCAAAACAGCCAGATGACCTATGCGCTGGATGCAGCCTTTCGGCGCGCGGTGGATGATGACAGTGTGCGCGCCATCGTCCTGCGCGGCGAGGGCAAGCATTTCAGCGCAGGCCATGACATCGGCACACCGGGGCGCGACGTGACGGCCAGTTGGGACCGCCAGATGCTGGTGCCCGACCATACCAACAAGCCTGCGGCCGAGTTCCTCTATACCCGCGAGCATGAGGTCTATGTCGGCATGTGCCGCCGCTGGCGCGATGTGCCAAAGCCGACGATTGCCGCGGTTCAGGGCGCCTGCATTGCGGGCGGGCTGATGCTGGCCTGGGTGTGCGATCTGATCGTGGCCACTGATGATGCCTTCTTTCAGGATCCGGTGAACCGCATGGGCATTCCGGGCGTGGAATATTTTGCCCATGGTTTTGAATTGCCGCCGCGCATCGCCAAGGAATTCATCCTGCTGGGCGAGCGTCTGAGCGCCGAGCGGGCCTATAATTTCGGCATGGTCAACCGCTTGTCCACCCGCGAAACGCTGATTGATGAAGTGCAGTTGATCGGCGAGGAATTGGCCAGTCGTCCGCGTCTGGGCAATTGGCTGACCAAGCAGGCGCTCAACCATGTGGAAGATCTGCGCGGCAAACGTACCGCCACCGACGCGCATTTCCACATGCACCACTTTGCCCATGCGCAAAGCGATCTGGTGTCCAAAAACTCGCTGGGCGGGATGGATGCCAAGTCAATGGCGGCGGCCAACAAGGCCGCAGCGGAAAAGAAGGGCGAGTGA
- a CDS encoding CoA-transferase subunit beta has product MTEASSYSLAELVIVACAQAWKDDGEIMATGIGPLPRLGTALAKKLYNPALQTTDGEVFYGDEPVAPGKRSGPVVYEGVANYDRVFSALWGGRRHAMVGPVQFDRYGQANISIIGDHTRPKSAMLGARGFPGNSICHPNSFFFPNHNKRALVEGEVDFVCMAGYNPARYLNGKPPRGLDLRIIVTNLCVMDFGGPDHQIRVVSLHPGVTFEEVQDNTGFPLAKIADEIPTTPAPTPDQLTLIARLDPNNVRATVFKDNPAGDRRAAA; this is encoded by the coding sequence ATGACTGAAGCAAGCTCCTATTCGCTCGCCGAACTCGTAATCGTGGCCTGTGCGCAGGCATGGAAAGATGATGGCGAGATCATGGCCACCGGCATCGGCCCGCTGCCCCGCCTTGGCACGGCGCTGGCCAAGAAGCTGTACAATCCCGCGTTGCAGACCACCGATGGCGAAGTGTTCTATGGCGACGAGCCCGTGGCGCCGGGCAAGCGCTCCGGCCCGGTGGTGTATGAAGGCGTAGCCAATTATGACCGTGTGTTCTCGGCCCTGTGGGGCGGGCGCCGCCATGCCATGGTCGGCCCGGTGCAGTTTGACCGCTATGGCCAAGCGAACATCAGCATTATCGGTGACCACACCAGACCCAAGTCGGCGATGCTGGGCGCGCGCGGCTTTCCGGGCAATTCGATCTGCCACCCCAACAGCTTCTTCTTCCCCAACCACAACAAGCGCGCGCTGGTGGAAGGCGAGGTCGATTTTGTCTGCATGGCCGGCTATAACCCGGCGCGCTACCTGAATGGCAAGCCGCCTCGTGGGCTGGACCTGCGGATCATCGTAACAAACCTGTGTGTCATGGATTTCGGCGGGCCGGATCACCAGATCCGCGTGGTCTCGCTGCATCCGGGCGTGACGTTTGAGGAAGTGCAGGACAACACCGGCTTCCCGCTGGCCAAAATCGCCGACGAGATCCCGACGACGCCCGCGCCCACACCCGATCAACTGACGCTGATCGCCCGGCTTGACCCCAACAACGTGCGCGCGACCGTCTTCAAGGACAATCCGGCGGGCGACAGGAGGGCTGCGGCATGA